In Phragmites australis chromosome 16, lpPhrAust1.1, whole genome shotgun sequence, one DNA window encodes the following:
- the LOC133895257 gene encoding nitrate reductase [NADH] 1-like, whose protein sequence is MAASVEPRQFSLEPGVAANGAKAYPPPPSHIPRRADSPVRGCGFPPLVSPPRKADDASDDEDGEQEDWRELYGSHLQLEVEPAVHDQRDEGTADAWIERNPSLIRLTGKHPFNCEPPLARLMHHGFITPAPLHYVRNHGPVPRGEWPTWTVEVTGLVKRPTRLTMEGLVSGFPAVEVPVTLVCAGNRRKEQNMVQQTVGFNWGAAGVSTSVWRGARLRDVLRRCGIMPRKGGALNVCFEGAEDLPGGGGSKYGTSVTREWALDPSRDIMLAYMQNGEPLLPDHGFPVRVIIPGCIGGRMVKWLKRIIVTPAESDNYYHYKDNRVLPSRVDAELANAEAWWYKPEYIINELNINSVITTPGHDEILPINGITTQRGYTMKGYAYSGGGKKVTRVEVTLDGGETWLVCDLNHPEKPNKYGKYWCWCFWSVEVEVLDLLGTKEIAVRAWDQSLNTQPEKLIWNLMGMMNNCWFKVKVNVCRPHKGEIGLVFEHPTQPGNQTGGWMARQKHLETAEAAAPGLKRSTSTPFMNTTDGKQITMSEVRKHASQESAWIVVHGHVYDCTKFLKDHPGGADSILINAGTDCTEEFDAIHSDKAKALLDTYRIGELITTGPGYNSDNSVHGGSILSHLAPIREAIRAPAPVALSNPRDKVHCRLIDKKELSRDVRLFRFSLPSSDQVLGLPIGKHIFVCANIDGKLCMRAYTPTSMVDEIGHFDLLVKVYFKNEHPKFPNGGLMTQYLESLLIGSYIDVKGPLGHVEYTGRGNFMINGKPRQARRLAMIAGGSGITPMYQVIQAVLRDQPEDQTEMHLVYANRTEDDILLRGELDRWAAEYPDRLKVWYVIDQVKRPEERWKYSVGFVTEAILREHVPEGGADTLALACGPPPMIQFAIKPNLEKMKYDLDSSFIAF, encoded by the exons ATGGCCGCTTCTGTCGAGCCACGGCAGTTCAGCCTCGAGCCGGGCGTTGCCGCGAACGGCGCCAAGGCGTACCCTCCTCCGCCGAGCCACATCCCGCGCCGCGCTGACTCACCCGTGCGCGGCTGCGGGTTCCCTCCCCTCGTCTCCCCGCCCCGGAAGGCCGACGACGCGTCGGACGACGAGGACGGTGAGCAGGAGGACTGGCGAGAGCTGTACGGCTCGCACCTGCAGCTCGAGGTGGAGCCAGCAGTGCACGACCAGCGCGACGAGGGCACCGCGGATGCGTGGATCGAGCGCAACCCGTCGCTCATCCGGCTCACGGGGAAGCACCCGTTCAACTGCGAGCCGCCGCTGGCGCGTCTGATGCACCACGGCTTCATCACCCCGGCGCCGCTGCACTACGTGCGCAACCACGGCCCCGTGCCGCGGGGAGAATGGCCGACGTGGACCGTCGAGGTGACGGGCCTCGTGAAGCGCCCCACGCGGCTCACCATGGAGGGGCTCGTCAGCGGCTTCCCCGCCGTGGAGGTCCCCGTCACGCTCGTCTGCGCGGGCAACCGGCGCAAGGAGCAGAACATGGTGCAGCAAACGGTGGGGTTTAACTGGGGCGCCGCCGGCGTGTCCACTTCCGTGTGGCGCGGCGCGCGCCTCCGCGACGTGCTGCGCCGGTGCGGAATCATGCCCCGCAAGGGCGGCGCGCTCAACGTGTGCTTCGAGGGCGCCGAGGACCTCCCCGGCGGTGGGGGCTCCAAGTATGGCACCAGCGTCACGCGCGAGTGGGCCCTGGACCCGTCGCGGGACATCATGCTCGCGTACATGCAGAATGGCGAGCCGCTGCTGCCGGACCACGGCTTCCCGGTACGCGTCATCATCCCCGGATGCATCGGCGGCCGCATGGTCAAGTGGCTCAAGCGCATCATCGTCACCCCCGCCGAGTCCGACAACTACTACCATTACAAGGACAACCGCGTCCTGCCGTCGCGCGTTGACGCCGAGCTCGCCAACGCAGAAG CGTGGTGGTACAAGCCGGAGTACATCATCAACGAGCTGAACATAAATTCGGTGATCACGACGCCGGGGCACGACGAGATCCTGCCCATCAACGGCATCACGACGCAGCGCGGCTACACCATGAAAGGATACGCCTACTCCG GCGGTGGCAAGAAGGTGACGCGGGTGGAGGTGACGCTGGACGGCGGCGAGACATGGCTGGTGTGCGATCTCAACCACCCGGAGAAGCCCAACAAGTACGGCAAATACTGGTGCTGGTGCTTCTGGTCCGTCGAGGTGGAggtcctcgacctcctcggCACCAAGGAGATCGCCGTCCGCGCCTGGGACCAGTCGCTCAACACCCAGCCCGAGAAGCTCATCTGGAACCTCATG GGGATGATGAACAACTGCTGGTTCAAGGTGAAGGTGAACGTGTGCCGGCCGCACAAGGGCGAGATCGGTCTTGTGTTCGAGCACCCGACCCAGCCGGGCAACCAGACTGGCGGGTGGATGGCGCGTCAGAAGCACCTGGAGACGGCGGAGGCCGCCGCGCCGGGGCTCAAGCGCAGCACGTCCACGCCCTTCATGAACACCACTGACGGCAAGCAGATCACCATGTCCGAGGTGCGCAAGCACGCGTCGCAGGAATCAGCGTGGATTGTGGTCCACGGCCACGTCTACGACTGCACCAAGTTCCTCAAGGACCACCCGGGCGGCGCCGACAGCATCCTCATCAACGCCGGCACCGACTGCACCGAGGAGTTCGACGCCATCCACTCCGACAAGGCCAAGGCGCTCCTCGACACCTATCGCATCGGCGAGCTCATCACCACCGGCCCCGGCTACAACTCCGACAACTCCGTCCACGGCGGTTCCATCCTCTCCCACCTCGCGCCCATCCGTGAGGCCATCAGGGCCCCCGCGCCCGTCGCTCTCTCCAACCCGCGCGACAAGGTCCACTGTCGCCTCATCGACAAGAAGGAGCTGTCCCGCGACGTCCGCCTGTTCCGCTTCTCCCTGCCGTCGTCCGACCAGGTGCTCGGCCTCCCCATCGGCAAGCACATCTTCGTGTGCGCCAACATTGACGGGAAGCTATGCATGAGAGCATACACGCCGACGAGCATGGTGGACGAGATCGGCCACTTCGACCTCCTCGTGAAGGTGTACTTCAAGAACGAGCACCCCAAGTTCCCCAACGGCGGTCTCATGACCCAGTACCTGGAATCGCTTCTAATCGGCTCCTACATCGACGTCAAGGGACCTCTCGGTCACGTCGAGTACACCGGCCGCGGCAACTTCATGATCAACGGAAAGCCGCGCCAGGCGAGACGCCTCGCGATGATCGCCGGCGGAAGCGGGATAACGCCAATGTACCAGGTAATCCAGGCGGTTCTGCGGGACCAGCCGGAGGACCAGACCGAGATGCACCTCGTGTACGCCAACCGGACGGAGGACGACATCCTCCTGCGCGGCGAGCTTGACCGGTGGGCGGCCGAGTACCCGGACAGGCTCAAGGTGTGGTACGTGATTGACCAGGTAAAGCGCCCGGAGGAGAGGTGGAAGTACAGCGTGGGGTTCGTGACGGAGGCCATCTTGAGGGAGCACGTGCCGGAGGGTGGCGCCGACACGCTGGCCCTCGCCTGCGGGCCGCCGCCAATGATCCAGTTCGCCATCAAACCGAACCTGGAGAAGATGAAGTACGACTTGGACAGTTCTTTCATCGCGTTCTAA